The Cucumis melo cultivar AY chromosome 6, USDA_Cmelo_AY_1.0, whole genome shotgun sequence genome includes a region encoding these proteins:
- the LOC103483439 gene encoding FCS-Like Zinc finger 3, whose product MRTAPLFYAGCSDYLLHEPHFLEACSLCRKALGRNSDIFMYRGNTPFCSKECRQEQIEIDEAKEKSWRRASSSSSSSSSSSSKSSQSHRKQEANKKTVRSGTVAVA is encoded by the exons ATGAGAACTGCTCCCCTATTCTACGCCGGCTGTTCCGATTACCTTCTCCACGAGCCTCACTTCCTCGAGGCATGTTCCCTTTGCCGGAAAGCTCTCGGACGCAACTCCGATATCTTCATGTACAG AGGAAACACTCCGTTTTGTAGTAAAGAGTGCCGGCAAGAACAGATTGAAATCGATGAGGCGAAGGAAAAAAGTTGGAGGCGTGCTTCATCTTCgtcatcgtcttcttcttcttcttcttctaagaGCAGTCAAAGTCACAGAAAACAAGAAGCTAACAAGAAAACTGTACGGTCCGGCACCGTTGCGGTGGCCTGA
- the LOC103483442 gene encoding pentatricopeptide repeat-containing protein At1g63130, mitochondrial-like: MFVNVRRLQNSFKVHWSSSLSSSQTLIPKFFNEYYYSSDSSTRSFDYIAQFLPSNDGTLKLISVNSVTTNDRRRVSVGLSKAVKLPQGYVLKGLSRNFCPFLLVKIMKLFECRETAFAFFKLAFKDDSEETVKSCCVLAHLLAAEQLRFLAQDIVSWVVARIGPGRSKNLAAFMWEGHRMYESDFSVLNTLMRAFMKSEMHFEALEILSKMREVGVTPNPSAISILFRLLIRAGDCGAVWKLFGDVVRKGPCPNNFIFNLLILEFCRKGWTRIGEALLHVMGKFRCEPDVYSYNIVIHANCLKGQSSYALHLVNLMIANDCKPSIATFCTIIDAFCKEGNIELARKFFDEIEDMGLSQNTRVYNIMISGYVKARDIGQANLLFEEMRTKDIVPDGITFNILVAGHYRYGKEEDGDRLLRDLSVSGLLHDSSLCDVTVAGLCWAGRYDEAMKLLEDLLEKGIPPSVVAFNSIIAAYGNEGLKERAFYAYGIMVKFGLTPSSSTCSSLLVSLVRNGSLDEARIALYDMIDKGFPVTNMAFTVLLDGYFRIGAVNMAESLWNEMKGRGVFPDAVAFAAFINGLCISGLMTDAYDVFSDMLRKGFVPNNFVYNSLIGGFCKVGKLNEALKLVREMNKRGLLPDIFTVNMIIYGLCKKGRMKLAIETFMDMCRMGLSPDIVTYNTLIDGYFKAFDVGGADDLMMKMSHSGLEPDITTYNIRIHGFCNVRKINRAVMILEELISAGIVPNTVTYNTMITAVCNVILDHAMMLTAKLLKMAFVPNPVTVNVLLSQFCKQGMPEKAIFWGQKLSEVHVDYDEITHKLMNRAYRALEEGGELINTSYEKSVFMDFLMYITYDYFCRTKSLREKDDSSTFKTSFSQFNTLIEV, translated from the coding sequence ATGTTTGTCAATGTGCGTCGCCTGCAGAACTCTTTTAAGGTACACTGGTCTTCTTCTCTGAGTTCATCTCAAACCCTAATTCCGAAATTCTTTAACGAGTATTATTATTCGTCTGATTCGAGTACTCGTTCTTTTGATTATATTGCTCAATTTTTGCCTTCAAACGATGGTACTTTGAAATTGATCTCTGTGAATTCCGTGACTACAAATGACCGCCGTAGAGTCAGTGTTGGGTTATCCAAAGCGGTTAAGCTGCCTCAGGGATACGTATTGAAGGGATTATCGAGAAATTTCTGTCCATTTTTACTGGTCAAGATTATGAAACTGTTTGAATGTCGGGAAACCGCGTTTGCGTTCTTCAAGCTAGCATTTAAGGACGATTCTGAAGAAACTGTTAAGTCTTGTTGTGTGCTGGCACATCTCTTAGCTGCAGAACAACTTCGTTTTCTAGCGCAAGATATTGTTTCGTGGGTTGTTGCTAGAATTGGTCCAGGAAGGAGCAAGAATTTGGCGGCATTTATGTGGGAAGGTCACCGTATGTACGAATCTGATTTTTCAGTGTTGAACACTCTAATGCGGGCGTTTATGAAGTCAGAAATGCATTTTGAGGCTTTAGAAATATTGAGTAAGATGCGGGAGGTGGGAGTGACGCCAAATCCATCGGCCATTTCGATTCTTTTTAGATTGCTGATTAGAGCTGGCGATTGTGGTGCTGTATGGAAGTTGTTTGGAGATGTGGTTCGAAAGGGACCTTGCcctaataattttatatttaacttATTGATTCTTGAGTTTTGTAGAAAAGGTTGGACTAGGATTGGAGAAGCTCTGTTGCACGTAATGGGCAAATTTAGATGTGAACCAGATGTTTATTCCTATAATATCGTGATACATGCGAACTGCTTAAAAGGGCAATCATCATATGCACTTCATTTGGTGAATCTAATGATCGCAAATGACTGTAAACCTAGCATTGCCACATTCTGTACCATCATTGATGCCTTCTGCAAGGAGGGTAACATAGAGTTAGCTAGGAAATTTTTTGATGAAATTGAAGACATGGGTCTTTCTCAGAATACTAGAGTCTATAATATCATGATAAGTGGGTATGTTAAGGCAAGAGACATTGGTCAAGCAAACTTGCTATTTGAAGAAATGAGGACCAAGGATATAGTTCCAGATGGCATTACTTTTAATATATTGGTTGCTGGCCATTACAGATATGGAAAGGAGGAGGATGGGGATCGATTATTAAGGGATTTATCTGTGTCTGGGTTGCTTCATGATTCTTCCCTATGTGATGTAACTGTTGCAGGGTTGTGCTGGGCAGGTAGGTATGATGAAGCCATGAAGCTTTTAGAGGATTTACTCGAGAAAGGAATTCCTCCAAGTGTGGTTGCTTTTAATTCCATTATTGCAGCTTACGGCAATGAAGGTTTAAAAGAGAGGGCATTTTATGCCTATGGTATAATGGTGAAATTTGGTTTAACCCCTTCATCTTCCACATGCAGCTCCTTGCTTGTCAGCTTAGTTAGAAATGGGAGCCTCGATGAAGCAAGGATAGCTTTGTATGATATGATAGATAAAGGATTCCCCGTCACTAACATGGCTTTTACAGTTCTTTTGGATGGGTACTTCAGGATAGGAGCTGTTAATATGGCTGAAAGTTTGTGGAATGAGATGAAAGGTCGGGGGGTGTTTCCAGATGCTGTTGCATTTGCAGCTTTTATTAATGGGCTCTGTATTTCTGGTTTGATGACGGATGCTTATGATGTATTCTCTGACATGTTGAGAAAAGGGTTTGTGCCTAATAATTTTGTGTACAATTCCTTGATTGGTGGATTCTGTAAAGTGGGTAAACTAAATGAAGCTCTGAAATTGGTGAGAGAAATGAATAAAAGGGGCCTTCTTCCAGATATTTTTACCGTGAATATGATAATATATGGGTTATGCAAAAAAGGTAGGATGAAGTTAGCAATTGAGACGTTCATGGACATGTGTAGGATGGGATTATCTCCTGATATTGTCACTTACAACACACTTATTGATGGTTACTTTAAAGCATTTGACGTGGGTGGTGCCGATGATTTAATGATGAAAATGTCACATAGTGGGTTGGAACCTGATATCACCACTTATAACATACGAATTCATGGTTTCTGCAATGTCCGAAAAATCAATCGGGCTGTGATGATACTTGAGGAACTTATTTCAGCAGGAATTGTTCCAAATACTGTAACATACAACACTATGATCACTGCTGTCTGTAATGTCATCTTGGATCACGCTATGATGTTGACTGCAAAATTACTTAAGATGGCGTTTGTTCCAAATCCTGTGACAGTAAACGTATTGTTGTCTCAATTTTGCAAGCAAGGGATGCCAGAGAAAGCCATATTTTGGGGTCAGAAGTTGAGTGAGGTTCATGTAGATTATGATGAAATAACACATAAACTAATGAACAGAGCCTACCGTGCTTTAGAAGAAGGTGGCGAGCTTATAAATACATCATACGAGAAAAGCGTGTTTATGGATTTTCTCATGTATATTACTTACGATTACTTTTGTAGAACTAAATCTTtaagagaaaaagatgatagcTCAACATTTAAAACTAGTTTTAGTCAGTTCAATACGTTGATTGAAGTATAA
- the LOC103483441 gene encoding probable serine/threonine-protein kinase PBL19 produces MKCFFYFKGKSRSRNQRSAPELKEQQESDFSGCSRTVASSCSLTSPRSVPELYEEKAHHLRVFSFTELRQATQDFNRLLKIGQGGFGSVFKGSIKPVDGNGDPLVVAIKQLSQDGLQGHKQWLAEVQFLGIVEHPNLVKLIGYCAVDGSRGIQRLLVYEYMPNRSLEDHLFNKALPPLAWKTRLHIVLGAAQGLAYLHEGLEVQIIYRDFKSSNVLLDKNFHPKLSDFGLAREGPEIGRTHVSTAVMGTNGYAAPDYIETGHLTAKSDVWSLGVVLYEILTGRRSLERNRSRSEHKLVEWVKHFNPDSKKFSLIIDPRLENQYPINAARKLAKLADTCLAMNAKDRPSMAEVVNSLKEIIKSEDNSQPYEKSPDSVIDEPDMEREPEKMEAPKSWRRRMSHLQKLGEHVDGASRRRFMIMQSAKVP; encoded by the exons ATGAAGTGCTTCTTCTACTTCAAAGGCAAGTCCAGGAGTAGGAATCAAAGATCGGCACCTGAATTGAAAGAGCAGCAAGAATCTGACTTTTCGGGGTGTAGTCGGACCGTTGCTTCTTCGTGCTCTCTGACTTCGCCTCGGAGTGTACCTGAATTGTATGAAGAGAAAGCACATCATTTGAGGGTATTCTCATTTACAGAGCTGAGACAGGCAACACAAGACTTCAACAGGCTTCTTAAGATTGGACAAGGGGGATTCGGGAGTGTATTTAAAGGCTCAATTAAGCCTGTTGATGGGAATGGAGATCCCCTTGTTGTTGCTATCAAGCAACTGAGCCAGGATGGCTTACAG GGCCATAAGCAGTGGCTGGCTGAAGTTCAATTTCTTGGTATTGTGGAGCATCCAAATCTTGTCAAACTCATAGGATACTGTGCTGTGGATGGATCAAGAGGAATTCAAAGACTGCTTGTTTACGAGTATATGCCAAACAGAAGCTTGGAAGATCATCTGTTCAACAAGGCGCTACCACCACTCGCTTGGAAAACAAGACTCCATATAGTTCTTGGAGCAGCCCAGGGATTGGCTTATCTGCATGAAGGATTGGAAGTTCAG ATAATATACAGAGATTTCAAGAGCTCAAATGTGTTGCTGGATAAAAACTTTCATCCAAAACTTTCGGATTTTGGGCTTGCCAGGGAAGGGCCAGAAATCGGGCGTACTCATGTTTCAACGGCA GTAATGGGGACAAATGGATATGCAGCTCCAGATTACATCGAGACGGGACATCTCACAGCAAAAAGCGATGTATGGAGCCTTGGCGTTGTGCTGTATGAGATTCTGACAGGAAGACGGTCATTGGAGAGAAATCGTTCAAGATCAGAACACAAACTTGTGGAATGGGTCAAACATTTCAATCCTGACAGTAAAAAGTTTAGTTTGATAATAGATCCTAGGCTTGAAAACCAGTATCCGATCAATGCAGCTAGAAAACTAGCTAAGTTAGCAGATACTTGCCTGGCTATGAATGCGAAGGATAGGCCCTCGATGGCCGAGGTAGTGAACAGCTTGAAGGAGATTATCAAATCTGAGGACAACAGCCAACCTTATGAGAAAAGTCCCGATTCTGTCATTGACGAACCTGACATGGAAAGAGAGCCAGAGAAAATGGAAGCACCGAAATCGTGGAGAAGGCGAATGAGCCACCTGCAGAAACTGGGAGAGCATGTGGATGGTGCAAGTAGAAGAAGATTTATGATAATGCAAAGTGCAAAAGTGCCTTAA
- the LOC103483443 gene encoding eukaryotic translation initiation factor 4G-like — MSFNQSSHYKKSRRSSSFNQQKTSSGLHSMPGDSGRYAPPIVSNHSVKQSNDGQKARKTRAGVSSVSSTVTSPGGQNGSYVRPQQNGSASNPIKLSGSGNGAAFKIATSQTTSKTSDAFSDSKSGIVQTIATSKPTSKPSDTIPFKDLGEQHITFPLQFGSLSPGFQIPRTSSAPWNLQEPIFNQAPRHVFKSAPSGSVLPVPGQQIARNDSSVCDQPNIGTSNPEPETKTEIVVLSRAPLNQIQKPSHESSVSHRASLSLPDNKSMNVMHHIADTPNVKEVQVHDENSTSSAAKHAAMQSHPGSLTQAIYSCPKESLSRTNKIKADNKVTGKKGQVQHPDQAEVSDPIYYSKLESSLQCEQSKHELVGTKKVGPRRLPGSQDDIEQSKPPSCMKPKAINNGNSKSKTLVECDGHVPIISHAEVGSTNDNNVLSNFITHGCKTSLIIESSCQSDRNTDNDTVVCRTDLQSALVDMSELSEMKQEGDRMEHPGAQCDPNFRPFIEDKPVMDTNKRNRSKKKKRREILQKADAAETTSDLYMAYKEPEEKKETVISAESSSVTINMKHESAGSVKEDVDLIKKDVQNKLEPDDWEDAVDISTDTLKYEGGFEDKANGKVGLHIEDESGDLPKKYSRDFLLKFSEQFMDLPDGFEVTPSIKGLMSINHDLGSVNSNSPANLGKKDKPSRGSQLDYRSIIVDDRQLDSGWHSHLDSSRPTQGATNSAVKSPWAHIGSQGKIQRNGSNTDRWQRDASFQLKGIISPPIPSQVMHRAEKKYEVGKVADKEETKQRQLKAILNKLTPQNFEKLFEQVKAVNIDNSNTLSGVISQIFDKALMEPTFCEMYANFCLHLAGELPDFSDDNQKITFKRLLLNKCQEEFEKEQEENDEVNKVGEVGQSAEEREVNRTKARRRMLGNIRLIGELYKKKMITEKIMHVCIKKLLGQYQNPDEEDIEALCKLMSTIGEMIDHPKAREHMNAYFEMMTTLSNNMKLSSRVRFMLKDAIDLRKNKWQQRRKVEGPKKIDEVHRDAAQERQAQTSRLSRGPEMSATLRRGSTMDFGLRTPALLPSPNAQVGGFHGFSTQNYGSSSQDARFEDKLQSSEAKAFPTLLPQRPISDDAITLGPQGSLARGMSFRGSRSVSSSSLANFSSPNGNNSQRMVPVSSPHGLGSEHATSNSRGYIPSRRFSTGILAKSLDQTISAQEPGSNDGSRQLGNVDSGLGRSQPTKYEEPALTVNGHSEDTSKEHLEDKSIAAIREYYSARDEKEVALCIKDLNSPEFHSSMISLWVTDSFERQNTERGLLAKLLVSLTKSKDGTLTQLQLLKGIQLVLATLDDAVNDAPKAPEFIGRLLANLVVGNLITLKEIGKFIREGGEEPGSLVQVGIAADVLGNLLEAIQLEKGQIFLNEILKSSDLQLATFCPIKSTKLEKFI, encoded by the exons ATGTCTTTCAATCAATCAAGCCATTATAAGAAATCTAGACGATCGTCGAGCTTCAATCAACAGAAAACCTCTTCCGGACTTCATTCTATGCCGGGCGATTCTGGCAGGTATGCGCCGCCGATCGTCTCCAACCATAG TGTTAAGCAGTCTAACGATGGGCAAAAAGCGCGGAAAACTAGGGCTGGTGTATCCTCTGTAAGTTCTACCGTTACCTCTCCTGGAGGACAAAACGGTTCTTATGTACGGCCGCAACAGAATG GGTCAGCATCTAATCCAATAAAACTGTCAGGATCCGGAAACGGGGCTGCTTTTAAAATTGCAACTTCTCAGACGACCTCAAAGACTTCTGATGCATTTTCAGACTCCAAGAGCGGCATTGTTCAAACTATTGCAACTTCTAAGCCTACCTCAAAACCTTCCGACACCATCCCCTTTAAAG ACTTGGGAGAACAGCATATAACATTTCCACTTCAATTTGGATCCTTAAGTCCCGGTTTCCAG ATTCCTAGGACCAGCTCAGCTCCTTGGAATCTGCAAGAACCGATATTTAACCAG GCACCACGCCACGTATTTAAATCAGCACCTTCGGGGTCAGTGCTGCCAGTACCCGGACAACAAATAGCAAGAAATGATTCCAGTGTCTGTGATCAACCCAATATTGGAACGTCCAATCCAGAGCCAGAGACCAAAACAGAGATAGTCGTCTTGTCAAGAGCACCCTTAAACCAGATTCAGAAGCCTTCCCATGAATCATCTGTTAGTCACAGAGCTTCTCTTTCCCTCCCTGATAACAAGAGTATGAACGTTATGCATCATATTGCCGATACTCCTAATGTGAAAGAAGTCCAAGTTCATGACGAGAACTCTACTTCCTCAGCAGCAAAGCATGCGGCAATGCAGTCTCATCCTGGGTCTTTGACGCAGGCCATCTACTCATGTCCTAAAGAAAGCCTGTCTAGGACCAACAAAATCAAGGCTGATAATAAAGTAACAGGCAAGAAAGGACAGGTTCAACATCCGGATCAGGCTGAGGTCTCAGATCCCATTTATTATTCTAAGCTGGAATCCTCTTTGCAATGCGAGCAATCAAAGCATGAGCTTGTTGGAACAAAAAAAGTAGGACCGAGAAGATTGCCTGGTTCTCAAGATGACATAGAACAAAGTAAACCTCCATCTTGTATGAAGCCAAAGGCAATTAATAATGGCAATTCAAAGTCAAAAACACTGGTAGAATGTGATGGACATGTACCTATAATTTCACATGCAGAAGTTGGCAGTACAAACGACAATAATGTTCTTTCCAACTTCATAACTCACGGATGTAAGACGTCGCTTATTATTGAATCTTCTTGTCAGAGCGATAGGAACACTGACAATGATACTGTAGTGTGCCGAACTGATCTGCAATCTGCTCTTGTTGATATGTCCGAGCTCTCAGAGATGAAGCAGGAAGGAGATAGAATGGAGCACCCAGGTGCTCAATGTGACCCTAATTTTAGACCCTTTATTGAGGATAAACCTGTTATGGACACAAATAAGAGGAATAggtcgaagaagaagaagaggagggAAATCCTTCAGAAGGCAGATGCTGCAGAGACTACTTCCGACCTTTATATGGCATATAAAGAACctgaagagaagaaagagactGTTATCTCTGCAGAAAGCTCCAGTGTGACCATAAATATGAAACATGAGTCTGCTGGTTCTGTTAAGGAAGATGTTGACTTGATCAAGAAGGATGTTCAGAATAAACTCGAGCCAGATGATTGGGAAGATGCAGTTGATATTTCTACTGATACATTGAAATACGAGGGTGGTTTTGAGGACAAGGCCAACGGAAAAGTAGGACTGCATATCGAGGATGAGAGTGGAGATCTGCCCAAAAAGTACTCCAGAGATTTCCTCCTGAAATTTTCCGAGCAGTTCATGGACCTTCCCGATGGGTTTGAAGTTACTCCCAGCATAAAGGGTTTAATGAGTATTAACCACGACTTGGGTTCTGTTAATAGCAATTCACCTGCTAACCTTGGAAAAAAGGATAAACCAAGTAGAGGATCTCAACTAGATTATCGTTCTATTATTGTTGATGACAGACAACTTGATTCAGGGTGGCATTCACACTTGGATAGCAGTCGGCCTACCCAAGGTGCTACCAATAGTGCTGTAAAGTCCCCATGGGCACACATTGGTTCTCAGGGAAAGATCCAAAGAAACGGCTCCAATACTGATAGGTGGCAAAGAGATGCTAGTTTTCAGCTGAAGGGTATTATTTCTCCTCCAATTCCATCGCAGGTGATGCACAGAGCCGAGAAGAAATATGAAGTGGGCAAAGTAGCTGACAAGGAAGAGACAAAACAAAGGCAGTTGAAGGCTATACTAAACAAGCTAACTCcgcaaaattttgaaaaactctTTGAACAAGTGAAAGCAGTTAATATTGATAATTCGAACACACTAAGTGGTGTCATCTCTCAGATCTTTGACAAAGCTCTGATGGAGCCTACTTTCTGTGAAATGTATGCCAATTTTTGTCTTCATCTGGCTGGTGAGTTACCTGATTTTAGTGATGATAATCAGAAGATTACTTTTAAAAGGTTGCTTTTAAACAAGTGCCAAGAGGAATTTGAGAAAGAGCAGGAAGAAAATGATGAAGTTAATAAGGTTGGTGAGGTGGGACAGTCTGCAGAGGAACGAGAAGTAAACAGAACAAAGGCGCGCAGAAGAATGCTTGGCAACATCAGATTAATTGGCGAGCTTTACAAGAAAAAGATGATAACTGAGAAAATTATGCATGTATGCATCAAGAAATTGTTGGGTCAATATCAAAATCCGGATGAGGAAGATATTGAAGCATTGTGCAAATTGATGAGCACAATAGGAGAGATGATAGATCACCCCAAAGCTAGGGAGCATATGAATGCATATTTTGAGATGATGACTACATTATCTAATAACATGAAGCTGTCATCTAGGGTTAGATTCATGTTGAAGGATGCAATTGATTTGAGAAAGAATAAATGGCAACAGAGGAGAAAAGTTGAAGGACCTAAAAAAATTGATGAAGTCCACAGGGATGCTGCGCAAGAACGTCAAGCACAAACCAGTAGATTAAGCCGTGGTCCTGAAATGAGTGCAACATTGAGGAGGGGATCAACAATGGATTTTGGTTTAAGAACGCCTGCACTGTTGCCTTCTCCCAATGCCCAGGTTGGTGGTTTTCACGGTTTCTCAACCCAGAATTATGGTTCAAGCAGTCAAGACGCTCGTTTTGAAGATAAGCTGCAGTCTTCTGAGGCCAAGGCATTCCCAACTCTATTGCCCCAAAGACCTATCAGTGATGATGCTATCACTTTGGGTCCCCAGGGTAGTTTAGCTAGAGGAATGTCCTTTAGAGGGTCACGATCTGTTTCATCCAGTTCATTAGCAAATTTTTCCTCGCCAAATGGTAACAACTCTCAAAGAATGGTACCTGTTTCAAGTCCCCATGGCTTAGGATCAGAGCATGCAACTTCCAACTCCAGAGGCTACATCCCCTCAAGAAGATTTTCAACAGGAATTCTAGCAAAATCCCTCGATCAGACGATTAGTGCACAGGAACCTGGTAGTAATGATGGATCTAGGCAATTGGGAAACGTTGATAGCGGTCTAGGGAGGTCTCAGCCGACCAAATATGAAGAACCAGCTTTGACTGTGAATGGTCATTCTGAAGATACGTCCAAAGAACATCTAGAAGATAAGTCCATAGCAGCGATTAGGGAATATTACAG TGCTAGAGACGAGAAGGAAGTTGCACTGTGCATCAAGGACTTGAATTCGCCTGAATTCCATTCATCCATGATTTCTCTTTGGGTCACAGACTCCTTTGAGAGACAAAACACAGAAAGGGGTCTTTTAGCTAAACTTCTTGTTAGCCTCACCAAATCAAAGGATGGTACATTGACTCAACTCCAACTTCTCAAAGG AATCCAGCTCGTTCTTGCCACTCTGGATGATGCGGTGAATGATGCTCCAAAAGCTCCAGAATTTATAGGACGATTACTCGCAAACTTGGTGGTGGGGAACTTGATTACATTGAAAGAAATTGGCAAGTTCATACGTGAAGGTGGAGAGGAGCCTGGAAGTCTTGTACAAGTTGGGATTGCAGCTGATGTTCTTGGCAACTTGCTGGAGGCAATTCAATTGGAGAAAGGTCAGATTTTCTTGAACGAAATTCTTAAAAGTTCTGATCTACAACTGGCAACATTTTGTCCTATCAAATCAACAAAGTTAGAGAAATTTATTTAG
- the LOC103483445 gene encoding metacaspase-1 — translation MYYSHPPPMLVNCSGCRTPLQLPPGAPSIRCAICKAVTHVMDPRAVPPPSPSQAPPPASAPAPSPYNHAPPGPPAHPHGRKRAVICGVSYRYSRHELKGCLNDAKCMRYLLINKFRFPEDSILMLTEEETDPYRIPYKNNIRMALFWLVQGCQPGDSLVFHYSGHGSRQRNYNGDEVDGYDETLCPLDFETQGMIVDDEINAAIVRPLPQGVKLHAFIDACHSGTVLDLPFLCRMGRSGQYMWEDHRPRSGVWKGTSGGEAISFSGCDDNQTSADTSALSKITSTGAMTFCFIQAIERGHGTTYGSILNSMRNAIKNAGGSGDIGGGAMTSLVTMLLTGGSALGGLRQEPQLTACQPFDVYTKPFSL, via the exons ATGTACTATTCGCATCCGCCGCCGATGTTGGTGAACTGCTCCGGCTGCCGGACTCCTCTCCAGCTCCCGCCGGGAGCTCCGTCGATTCGATGCGCTATATGTAAGGCTGTGACACATGTTATGGACCCACGTGCCGTCCCTCCGCCGTCGCCTTCTCAAGCGCCCCCGCCGGCTTCGGCTCCGGCTCCATCGCCCTACAATCATGCGCCACCTGGACCTCCAGCTCACCCGCATGGCCGTAAAAGGGCTGTGATCTGTGGGGTTTCTTACAGGTACTCGAGACATGAACTCAAGGGCTGCCTTAACGATGCTAAGTGTATGCGTTATCTTTTGATCAATAAATTCCGTTTTCCAGAAGACTCTATCCTCATGCTTACAG AAGAAGAAACTGATCCATACAGAATTCCCTACAAGAACAACATTAGAATGGCATTGTTTTGGCTAGTACAAGGTTGTCAACCAGGTGATTCCTTGGTATTCCATTATTCCGGCCACGGTTCTCGCCAAAGGAACTATAATGGTGATGAAGTAGATGGATATGATGAAACCCTTTGCCCTCTGGACTTTGAAACTCAGGGAATGATCGTTGATGATGAAATTAACGCGGCAATTGTTAGACCTCTTCCTCAAGGTGTGAAGCTTCATGCATTCATAGATGCTTGCCATAGTGGCACCGTACTAGATTTGCCATTTCTATGCAGAATGGGCAG GAGTGGACAATACATGTGGGAGGACCACCGCCCCCGATCTGGAGTATGGAAGGGAACGAGTGGTGGAGAAGCTATTTCTTTCAGTGGCTGTGATGATAACCAAACCTCTGCTGATACATCG GCTCTATCAAAGATAACATCAACAGGTGCCATGACTTTCTGCTTCATCCAAGCGATTGAGCGGGGACATGGAACTACATACGGAAGCATACTGAACTCGATGCGAAATGCTATAAAAAATGCCGGTGGTAGTGGTGACATTGGTGGTGGTGCTATGACATCTTTAGTCACCATGCTTTTGACCGGAGGGAGCGCACTCGGTGGGCTTAGACAG GAGCCACAATTAACCGCGTGTCAGCCATTCGATGTTTATACAAAACCCTTCTCTCTGTGA